AATTTCCACTTTTCCATTTCTGTGGGTGTTTCGATGCACATAGCCAACGAGTCATTGGGACCGTGGATTAGAAGGACTGACCGGTTGCTCTATCAAGCCAAGAAAAACGGCAAGAACCAAGTGGTTTGCTAGTCAATCGTTTGTGCGGCCAAGTGTTGTAAACTTCTCAACACATAATATTAGCAACATATTTCTGTAAGCAGGCGGACTTTCGTTTTTGAATTTTTACATTTGATTTCAGGAAGTTTTGTGTATGATTATTGGGTATTTAATAACAATGTGCGTTCTGGCAGCCATCAACAACGTGCTGCATTTCCGTAACTACGGAAGAAACACGCATCTTTATTCGCTGTTATTCTTCGCTCTATTCATCTGCTGCGCGGGACATTTGCTCCTGGCTTTGTCTCAGACGGCCGACGGCGCCATTATGGCCGTCAAGATGAGCTATGCAGGTTCTGCATTCCTCCCCTTCTTCTTGTTCTGCGCCATCTTGCAGGTGTGCCATGTCCGTTTCCAGCAGGCTTATCAGCTGGTACTGTTCCTGCTCAGTTTTGCCATCTTCGGCATGGTCTGCACCATCGGCTACAGCGACCTCTATTATAAGGATTTTGCCTATGCAGTCGCCAGCGGTGTGGGTAACTATGTAGTACAGAACTACGGCTGGGGTCATGACCTGTTCAACGTCATGCTCCTTGTCTACCTGGTCGCAAACGTAAGCATTATCGTCCACACCTTCTTCAAGAAGAAGAACGTCTCTTACAAGAGCCTGTTCGCCCTGGCCCTGATCGAAACTTCCACTATCGCTTCTTTCCTGTTGGCCCGCTTCATGGAAAACGATATGCTGATCATGCCGGCGGTCTATGTATTCGACCAGTTCCTGTTACTGTATATCTGCGAACGTGTCAAACACTATGACATCAGCGAAAGCGTACTCCGTTCCCTGGAAGCAGGTAACGCCAACGGCTACGCTTCCATTTCTACCAGCGAAAAATTCCTGGGCGGAAACGAGATCGCCTACAACCATTTCCCCGAATTGCTGGAATGCCGTGTAGACCATACCTTGCCTAACAAACCCGGTGTCGTGCAGTTCTTTAAGGAATGGGCAAACGAAATTCGCCAGGGTAACGTCATCCACGAAAAGGAATTCGAGACCGGCGACCGGCACTTCAAGTGCACCGTCAAGAAGTCCGGCAATTCCGACAGGGATTACGCAACTTTATTCAAAATCGAAGAAGATACGGAATACCACCGCTACGTGCAGATGCTGGGTAGCGACAACAACCGTCTGCAGCAGTTGGCCAAGAGCAACGCCTCCCAGATTCACGCCATCCAGGAACAGATGATCGTGAACATGGCCAGCATGGTCGAAAGCCGCGACTCCAATACCGGCGGCCATATCAAGCGTACCAGCAAGGTTGTGGCCATCCTGACCGAAGAGATGCAGCGAGACCCCAGTTTCAACTTGCCCAAGAAATTCTATGAGGCTCTGATCGTTGCCGCCCCTATGCATGACATCGGTAAGATCGCCATCGACGACATGATCTTGCGCAAGCCGGGCAAGTTCACCGACGAAGAATACAACATCATGAAGTCCCATGCCGCCAAGGGCGCCGTCATCGTAGAGAACCTGCTTTCTTCTATCGAAGACCCGTACCTGGTGCAGATTGCCCGTAACGTGGCCCACTACCACCATGAACGTTTCGACGGAAGTGGCTACCCCCATGGACTGGCCGGGGAACTGATCCCCTTCGAAGCCCGCATCATGGCCGTGGCCGACGTTTACGACGCCCTGGTCAGTCGCCGTTGCTACAAGGAACGCATGTCTTTCTCCAATGCAAACGAGATTATCATGGGTTCCATGGGTACGCATTTTGACCCCCGCCTCAAGCAAAGCTTCGTGAACGGCCGCGAAAAGCTGGAAGCTTATTACCGCCAGGTGACCCACTAAGCTAAATTTGGGTCCATGATAAACACCACTCTCTGCTATATCGAACAGGACGACAAGTACCTG
This genomic stretch from Fibrobacter sp. UWH6 harbors:
- a CDS encoding HD domain-containing phosphohydrolase, with the translated sequence MIIGYLITMCVLAAINNVLHFRNYGRNTHLYSLLFFALFICCAGHLLLALSQTADGAIMAVKMSYAGSAFLPFFLFCAILQVCHVRFQQAYQLVLFLLSFAIFGMVCTIGYSDLYYKDFAYAVASGVGNYVVQNYGWGHDLFNVMLLVYLVANVSIIVHTFFKKKNVSYKSLFALALIETSTIASFLLARFMENDMLIMPAVYVFDQFLLLYICERVKHYDISESVLRSLEAGNANGYASISTSEKFLGGNEIAYNHFPELLECRVDHTLPNKPGVVQFFKEWANEIRQGNVIHEKEFETGDRHFKCTVKKSGNSDRDYATLFKIEEDTEYHRYVQMLGSDNNRLQQLAKSNASQIHAIQEQMIVNMASMVESRDSNTGGHIKRTSKVVAILTEEMQRDPSFNLPKKFYEALIVAAPMHDIGKIAIDDMILRKPGKFTDEEYNIMKSHAAKGAVIVENLLSSIEDPYLVQIARNVAHYHHERFDGSGYPHGLAGELIPFEARIMAVADVYDALVSRRCYKERMSFSNANEIIMGSMGTHFDPRLKQSFVNGREKLEAYYRQVTH